Below is a genomic region from Parus major isolate Abel chromosome 22, Parus_major1.1, whole genome shotgun sequence.
ttttctttttttttttcttttttcttttactattttCGGGAGGTTTCGTCCAAATGTTTTAATCCACTGAATCCAAAAATGaactcaaaaggaaaagaatctCAATAAAAGCGATGAGTTAGATGGAGCCCCTCGAGTGTGTGGGGGAAACGGCTGTAGGggggcagctgccagcaggagatggagaaatTGGGGTACAAGGGAAGTGTGATAGGGGAGACTGGGgtgctggggaaactgaggcacgagGTTCTGGGATATGGGGAAGGCAGTGGGGGAACTGTGCAATGCAGGAATGGGAATTGTGGGGAGTTGGGGTTTGGGGAAATAACGAGGAATTGGGGTTTGGGGGAAATGGGGACGGGGGAGGCTGGGGGGGATGAAGCAGGAGGGGAACGTGGCTgaggggaaggggatggagaTGGGTGCAGTGGGTGGGGAATGcacaggggagaggggagaatCGGGCACGGGGAAACCGAGGCACAGAAGAATTTGTGGCTTAAAAAACGACATTTATTTCGGGTGTTCAGAGCTCGGGGCCCCTCTGGGCCCCCCCATCGGTCTCGGGCCgagcttcctcctcctccccgcgCCAGCTGGCAAAGGCCACCTCCTGTGCCAGGCGCTCCGGGGACGGGCGGCCCAGCGCCAGGTTCCGCAGCGCGATCAGCGTCATCAGGGCACTGCGGGGACAGCGGTGACAGCGGGGCACGGCAGGGGACGAGGGGACACGGGGGCTTTGGGACTCACCTGCGGCGGAAGAGGAAGAACTTCTTGCGCAGGAAGCGCCGGAGGcgctgggccaggctggactcGAGCTCTCGCCGCTGCTCGCGCTGCTCCCGCCGCAGGAACAGCGAAACCAGCGGGTCCAGCGGGACCCCCGCGGGCGGGGGCTCCCCCAGGATGGGGCGCAGCTCGGGGGGCAGTGGGGACTGCTCTGGGGAGTGAAGGTGATGGAGGTTTTGGGGTCCCTGTGATCTCCCCAGCTCAAAACCAGGGATTCTGGGGGTCCCCACGATCCCCCCCAGTCCAGTGATGGGGATGTTGCCGTGATCTCCCCACCCCAGTGATGGGGTTGGGTGTCCCTGTCATCCTCCCATCCTGTCGCTCTCCTGAGAACGGGGTGACTGAATTTGGggctcctgctgtcccccaCCCCAGTGACAGCACCTGGGCTCACCAGGGACTGAGGTGATGGGGACTCTGGGGTCCCAGGAAGCAAGGTGTCAATGATTTTGAGATTCCCAGCTGTGGGGTGTCAGGGGTTCTGGGGTGTCAGGGGTTCTGGGGTCCCCCCTGCCTCACCAGTGCCATTGCGCACACGCTCGCGCAGCTCCCGCAGCCGCGTCAggttctgctccagctccagcgCCGTGGTGTTCACGTACAGGTACATGTAGCACGAGGGCTCCGGGGACACCGTGTGCACCTTGTGGTACTGCCCCGCTGGCAGCTGGGGGAGAAGGAGTGTTGGCACCCCCAGGCACCCCCAAGCCCCCTGGGGACCCCCCGAGCCTCACCTGCATCCCCTCACCCTCCTGCAGTGAGcggttctgctgctgctccagcagctccaccacCACCTTCCCCCGCAGCACCCGCAGGCTTGTGTTCCCCAGGTCTTCGCTCACAAAGTTCTCCAGGTGCAGGCCTGGAACACAGCTGGCTctgtccccccaccccaaaccccaccgAGCCCTCAGGTACCCCCCATGCCCTCTACTCCCTCCCACTGACTGCAGGGACCTGCTTgtgcaccccaaaacccccacTCAGCCTCGGGATTCTCCCACCCGTACCCAGCCCTTGATCCCCTGGGACCCTTCGTTCCCTCTCCATGCCCTGTACCCCCATTACCCCttccccaggacccccaggaccCCACCAGGGAAGTCTGCAATGAACACGGCGTCCGTGTGTCCGTCCAGCTGcgcctccagctcctgcagccgcTGGCGCCACGGAGAGAGATCCACGAGCAGCGGGAGCAGCCACGGCGTGGGGGTCCACGGGGACCACGGGGCACGGACCAGGTCCACCCGGGGGTCCACAAGCCTGAGGGGACAAGGTGTCACgaccccacagcacccccaaatcctgTGCCTGTCCCCAAACCGCTGCTGGCAGTGACTGGGGGACCACAACAGCTCCATGTGTGGGGACAAGGCAGCAGCACCCTCGCGTGTCTGCGTGTTCCCCCCAAACCCGTGTCCTCCCTGAGCCCAGCTGAAAgcatcagctccagcagcacccagagctgtgggcccacagctcccacccctccctgtccccctgtccccctgtcccacCTCTGCTGGAAGCGCTCGTTGATGGACACCCAGACATCGAAGTAGATCTGGGGCTGGCTGATGTTGTAGcgtggcaggagctggctcaGGCAGGCCGAGTACTGCTTGAGCATGTCCGCGTGGTCCCGCCAGCGCCGGCTCTGCGTGAAcgcctgcagggagctggggtgaGGCACGGGGACAGCGGcgtggggaaactgaggcaacGAGGGAtggggaaatgtgaggggaaatgGAGGCACATGGGGAAAATGAGGGATGAAGGAAACTGAGGCCCAAGGGGGAAGTCCTCGTGTTGGGGAGCGATGGGGTTGGTCACAAGGGGGAAACTCGGGCATGGTGAGAAAATGAGGGACTGGGAAAACAGAGGCCTGGCTCAAAACACCGAATTTATCTAAACTGATCAGAGACGcccatccctctgcagccctggctcaCCCCAGTCTCAGGTGCTCCCAGGGCTCACTCACCCCTGGTTTCAGGTAGCCCACCTCCCCAGTGAGCCCGTCCCTGTAGGTGATTTTGACGTGCTGGTGGAAGCGGGAGTGGACCATCATGTCCCAGGAGTAGCCATAGAGCCCGTTGGTCCAGTTGTTGTAACCCTGGAGACAAAGCACAGTCGTGTCCCCACTCCACGGGACAGGGACCCCCACACCAACCATCAGCCCCCTTTTACCATCCTAAATTCCCACCTCACATACCAAATCACGCCCTATGTGCCCCCAAATGCCCTCCACATCCCCCAGtcccctccctgtgtcccccaaactccttcctcctcttAGATCTGTCCCCAAACCACCTCCCCATTCCCTCCCCCTGTGCCCACCTGGGTGATGAAGTGGGAGTAAggcaggaagagctgctccagcacgtAGAGGATGGTGAAGGCTGCGGCCAAGTGCTGGCGAGGCTGAAGGCTGCCCCGCACTCCACGACCCCCGTAGTGGCagtcagggctgggctgggggggctTCGTGCTGGGGAGCCACCCCTGCAGCCAGGGCGGGCAGCGGGCCACGAGCCCCCGTGGCCACTCAGGCCGGCAGAAGAGCCCGTTGGTGGCCAGCATGGTGTAGGAGAACATGCCTGGGGGGAGGACACTTAGAGACCCCCCTGCACCTGGGGTGGGGGGTGCCCCTGTCTGGGACAAGCTGGGGGGTCCCTACACAGGGCCAAGATGTTTTTGGGGTGTCTGCACGCCCCTGTTCAGGACTGGGGGGGTTTTGGCCATGGAGGGTGGGAGCCTGCCCTGGTTGGGGGTACCCAGGGGTCCCGTGTCCAGGTTTGAGATGCTCTGGGGGTGCCTTGTCCCCCCTCACCGATGCTGAAGAGCTGGGAGTTCATGCAGTGGAAGTAGGTGACAAAGACGAGAGCGAGGGGCCGCGTGGCGTCGAAGAAGAGCAGGAAGCCAGCAGAGAGGTCGAGCACCAGCCCCCCTCCGTGCACCACCAGCCGGCTGGTCAGCTCCTCAGACATCACCAGCCTGGCCACGGAGCCTTCCTCAGCATTGGCCTCACCCCAGCACTGTCCTCAGCCTCACCCTGTCCCCTCCACATTCTTCATCCTCAACCCAAACCCATTCCCCTGTTCCCTTCCtcatcccagccccatcctAACCCCAGTCCATCATCCTCCTTCCCCAACCCCATCAAACCTCCTTCATCTCATCCTCACTGCACaaccctccccagcccagctctgccttcatcCTCATCCCCTCCCTACatcctcctcaccctcctcacTGTGCCCCATTCCTGCCACCCCATCATCACCCCCTCCCCAACCTCGCCTTGGTCCCATCAATCCCTTCTtcaccctcctcatcctcattcCAAAGCACCCCTCacccccatcccatccccaccaCTGCACTGtcctcctcctcacccaccCTCTCACCCCTCCCCTCACCTGAAGGGTGCAAAGAGCCAGTGCCGGGCGAGGGTCCCCATGGAGAACCCCCCGACCCAGTCGGTGTCCAGCTTCTTCAGCCCCGCGATGAAGTACACGATGAACACCTGGGGGGGGCAGGGTCAGGGGGTCCcggggggtcctgggggggtcctggggggtcctggggggtcctgggggggtGCTGAGGTGGTTAAAGGGAGTGCTGGGGGGGGTTATGGGGGTCCTGggggggtcctgggggtcccggggggtcctggggtgtcctgggggtcccggggggtcctgggggggtCCTGGggatcccagggcagggacacccacCTGGGCACGCAGCAGGGTGTAGTTCCACAGCGGGACGTGGGCATTCCGCTTCTGGGGACGGAAGAGCCCGTCCACGGACCTGCGGGGACACGGGGGGGACAAGGCCACTGTCACCAGTGCCACAGCCACGTGTCACTGCTCAACAGGAACACAAAGGGGACAGAGTGCCAggggtgacagcagctgggcacACAGTGCCACAGGGATGTACCCAGGGACACAGAACCACGGAGACCCCACGACCTGTGCCACCCTCCAGGGACCCAGTGTCACGGGGACCGTGGGGTCTGGACCACCCCACTGGCATCACAAGGGACCCCAAAACCTCTGTCACCCCTTGGGAACCCCAGCCCCATGTCACCACCTTGCTGCCTTGCAGTGCCCCAGAGCCTGGAATGCCCTGTGTCCCACAGGATCCCTGGGCTTTGGGGGTCCCTGTAGCCCCCCAGGTGCCCACCCGTAGCGGTCAGCACCCATCAGTGCCAGCTGGAAGCCCAGAAGCCCATAGAGGTAGGAGTGGTTGTTCCAGGAAGTtttgtccagcagcagcaggtaccAGTAGGGGCACAGGAACGCGATGCAGCTCAGCCGGTAGCAGCAGCCCAGCATGATGCCCAACGCTCCTGTGGGCACAGAGCCCCTGGTGttcccctgtcccctcctggtacctctccccagcctccctcagctccccttccagccccagTCTCCATCCCCGCGCCCGTTCCCACCCCAGAGCCAGTCCCCACCATGGTTCCTGCCCGTATCCCACCTCCATTTCTGCCCCAGTGccatcccctgcctgccccaTTCCTCCCGGTCCCGGTGTGTACCCAGGAACATGATGGTGTAGAGCATGTACATCCAGTccaggggcaggggctgcaggaagggcagcagtgggaagcGACACACGTCCAGCCCGTCCAGGTACCGCTGGTCCAGGTGCCCCAGGCCCCGCTCCTGCGGCACATCCAGGGCCATCAGCAGTCCTGGGGGGATGAGGGGGGGACCCAGCGTCCATTGGTCAGTGGCTGTGTCCCCATGTGTCCCCAGGGAGCCCTGGGTGTCCGGGCAGGCACTGACCCCTCCACCCGGCCAGGCCATTGCCCAATCTTTGCTCCTGTGCTGACGTGTCAGGGCCGGACATTGCCAGGGCCCCCCGGACCTCAATTCCTCTCCCTGAACCCCTGCAGACCCGGCTTCCCTGTCCCCCCAGAGCCTCTCCATcccccccagagcccctccaTCCCCCCCGGAGCCTCTCTGCCCCCCCGGTCCCCACTGCCCCGTTTCTCCtctgcccacccccagccctccaTCTCCTTCCCCCCGGGGTCCTCCTGGATCCCCCCATCCCGGGGGTTCCCCGAGCCCTCAGAGCCCTCCTAGCCCCCCCCCGGTCTCCCGCAGttccccggtgtccccccgtGCCCGGTCTCCCTGTCCCCTCGAAGCCCTTGGGGCTCTCCCGGTCCCACCCGGGACCCCCCGCTCTCCGTCCCCGCTGACCGAAGGCTGCACGAAAAGCTCCGAGCGCAGCGGGGTCCTGCGGCCGGTGCAGCAGGCGGACGAAGCGGTGCCATCGCGTCAGGTCCCGGAGCTCGAACCCCAGCAGCCGCCGCGCCAGCCCGGGGCCGGTACCGGAGGACTTGGGGGACCCGCTGGGGTTCGGGGGAGGCCCCGCCGCCTCCCCCCTCTCCGGCCGCCTCCGCCGCGCCGGGCCTGCCGGGGGTCACAAGTCGGGGGTCACGGGGGGTCACGGGGGTCCCCGAGGGTCCCCGAGGGtcccgcgccccccgcccgccaCGCTCCGTACCCGCCGTCGCCATcgccgcggccccgccccccCGCCGCACGTGACGGCAGCGGCAGCCAATCGGCGATCGAGGGGGGCGTGGCAACGAACCACACCCACATAAACACCGCCTCTCATTAATCAGACCCCGCCCCTCATTAATCAGACCCCGGCCCTCATTAATCAGACTCCGCCCCTCATTAATCAGACTCCGCCCCCCTAGACCCCGCCCCCNNNNNNNNNNNNNNNNNNNNNNNNNNNNNNNNNNNNNNNNNNNNNN
It encodes:
- the GGCX gene encoding vitamin K-dependent gamma-carboxylase, which codes for MATAGPARRRRPERGEAAGPPPNPSGSPKSSGTGPGLARRLLGFELRDLTRWHRFVRLLHRPQDPAALGAFRAAFGLLMALDVPQERGLGHLDQRYLDGLDVCRFPLLPFLQPLPLDWMYMLYTIMFLGALGIMLGCCYRLSCIAFLCPYWYLLLLDKTSWNNHSYLYGLLGFQLALMGADRYGSVDGLFRPQKRNAHVPLWNYTLLRAQVFIVYFIAGLKKLDTDWVGGFSMGTLARHWLFAPFRLVMSEELTSRLVVHGGGLVLDLSAGFLLFFDATRPLALVFVTYFHCMNSQLFSIGMFSYTMLATNGLFCRPEWPRGLVARCPPWLQGWLPSTKPPQPSPDCHYGGRGVRGSLQPRQHLAAAFTILYVLEQLFLPYSHFITQGYNNWTNGLYGYSWDMMVHSRFHQHVKITYRDGLTGEVGYLKPGAFTQSRRWRDHADMLKQYSACLSQLLPRYNISQPQIYFDVWVSINERFQQRLVDPRVDLVRAPWSPWTPTPWLLPLLVDLSPWRQRLQELEAQLDGHTDAVFIADFPGLHLENFVSEDLGNTSLRVLRGKVVVELLEQQQNRSLQEGEGMQLPAGQYHKVHTVSPEPSCYMYLYVNTTALELEQNLTRLRELRERVRNGTEQSPLPPELRPILGEPPPAGVPLDPLVSLFLRREQREQRRELESSLAQRLRRFLRKKFFLFRRSALMTLIALRNLALGRPSPERLAQEVAFASWRGEEEEARPETDGGAQRGPEL